The proteins below come from a single Tachysurus fulvidraco isolate hzauxx_2018 chromosome 13, HZAU_PFXX_2.0, whole genome shotgun sequence genomic window:
- the LOC113650804 gene encoding ribonuclease P protein subunit p25-like protein, which translates to MDLNIVKDDHVPFLGETTATHHTTAPPVLTSHSPVLNQGLAAGFKRVFRTEEDSPCPFPGLLPGVLEMRVKEGSKIRNLMGFAMARMQCKEGNSEQVGLRQVVFTGSGRAVTKTITCVEIMKRKVGGLHQLTKLRYKGIRELWESQEGGGAKMTVHRTVPSISILLSKDPLNPLEPGYQPPEMQSVLWEERQDSDAVCSDAGKRQFDYNVIQSETQSKRFCPQGGISIN; encoded by the coding sequence ATGGATCTGAACATTGTGAAAGATGATCATGTACCCTTCCTGGGTGAGACAACTGCCACTCATCACACCACAGCACCTCCTGTCCTGACCTCTCACAGTCCAGTTCTGAATCAAGGTCTTGCAGCTGGCTTTAAGAGGGTGTTTCGGACAGAGGAGGATAGCCCATGCCCATTTCCTGGGCTGCTCCCAGGCGTTTTGGAGATGCGTGTTAAAGAAGGCAGCAAGATCCGCAACCTGATGGGCTTTGCTATGGCACGGATGCAGTGCAAGGAAGGAAACAGCGAACAGGTCGGACTGAGACAGGTGGTGTTCACTGGGTCGGGTCGGGCTGTCACCAAAACCATCACTTGTGTAGAGATAATGAAGAGAAAAGTGGGTGGACTCCACCAGCTGACTAAACTGCGCTATAAAGGTATTCGGGAGCTGTGGGAGAGTCAGGAAGGAGGCGGTGCCAAAATGACCGTCCACAGGACTGTGCCATCTATCAGTATCCTTCTCTCCAAGGACCCGCTGAACCCCCTTGAGCCAGGATATCAGCCCCCTGAGATGCAGAGCGTGCTCTGGGAGGAAAGACAAGATAGTGATGCAGTGTGTAGTGACGCAGGAAAGAGGCAGTTTGACTACAATGTCATACAGAGTGAAACGCAGTCAAAAAGATTTTGCCCTCAAGGTGGAATCTCTATAAATTAA